One genomic region from Rhinoraja longicauda isolate Sanriku21f chromosome 8, sRhiLon1.1, whole genome shotgun sequence encodes:
- the LOC144596247 gene encoding pituitary tumor-transforming gene 1 protein-interacting protein-like, which translates to MAPRIWLLRVTGILCALSLETWGAPDPVPTCNASTNTNCAECLRNVSCLWCNSKNKCYHYPVKKILPPKSLCPLSDARWGVCWVNFEALIIAMSVVGGIIILSICVCCCCCCCRKKKNRQHDAIDQKMERDKEQRKMRQEERKSEMKVRHDEIRKKYGLFNQPNSYSKFENK; encoded by the exons ATGGCACCAAGAATTTGGTTATTGAGAGTTACAGGAATTCTTTGTGCATTAAGCCTTGAAACCTGGGGAGCTCCGGACCCTGTTCCCA CTTGCAATGCCAGTACCAACACAAATTGTGCAGAATGCTTGAGGAATGTTTCG tGTTTATGGTGCAATTCTAAAAATAAATGTTATCATTACCCTGTGAAGAAGATCCTGCCGCCGAAATCTCTATGTCCACTGTCTGATGCACGATGGGGAGTCTGCTGGG TGAACTTTGAAGCTTTGATCATTGCCATGTCTGTAGTTGGGGGCATTATAATCTTGTCCATATGTGtctgctgttgttgctgttgctgcagGAAGAAAAAGAATAGACA GCATGATGCTATAGATCAAAAAATGGAAAGAGACAAAGAACAAAGGAAAATGCGGCAAGAAGAAAG GAAAAGTGAAATGAAAGTCCGGCATGACGAGATCAGGAAGAAATATG GTCTCTTCAATCAACCAAATTCGTACTCCAAGTTTGAAAATAAGTAA